The Engystomops pustulosus chromosome 9, aEngPut4.maternal, whole genome shotgun sequence genome includes a window with the following:
- the LHX3 gene encoding LIM/homeobox protein Lhx3 isoform X1, with protein MDHDLKEITPSKESASADMLFALLAQNEDLRKEIPLCAGCNQHIMDRFILKVLDRHWHSKCLKCNDCQIQLAEKCFSRGDSVYCKDDFFKRFGTKCAACQQGIPPTQVVRRAQEFVYHLHCFSCIVCKRQLATGDEFYLMEDSRLVCKADYETAKQREAESTAKRPRTTITAKQLETLKNAYNNSPKPARHVREQLSSETGLDMRVVQVWFQNRRAKEKRLKKDAGRQRWGQYFRNMKRSRGNSKSDKDSIQEEGPDSDAEVSFTDEPTISEMNHSNGIYNSLSEASPVLGRQAGSNGAFSLEHGGIPTSDQYHDLRSNSPYGIPQSPSSLQPMPGHQPLISSLAFPDAGLGIMSQGGQGVPPSMRVLGANGPSSDLSTGSSGGYPDFPASPASWLDEVDHAQF; from the exons ATGGATCATGATCTAAAGGAGATAACACCCAGCAAGGAGTCTGCCAGTGCTGACATGTTGTTTGCTCTTCTGGCTCAGAATGAAGACCTGAGGAAAG AGATCCCTTTGTGCGCCGGCTGCAATCAACACATCATGGACAGATTTATCCTTAAGGTGCTGGACAGACATTGGCACAGTAAATGTCTCAAGTGTAATGACTGTCAGATCCAGCTGGCCGAGAAGTGCTTCAGCCGAGGGGACAGCGTCTACTGCAAGGACGACTTCTTCAA GAGGTTTGGGACAAAATGTGCAGCCTGCCAACAAGGGATCCCTCCCACCCAGGTGGTGCGGCGCGCCCAGGAGTTCGTCTACCACCTGCATTGCTTTTCGTGTATTGTGTGCAAAAGGCAGCTCGCCACCGGCGATGAGTTTTATCTGATGGAGGACAGCAGGCTGGTCTGTAAGGCTGACTATGAAACGGCTAAGCAGAGAG AAGCAGAATCAACAGCCAAAAGGCCAAGGACGACCATTACTGCAAAGCAGCTGGAGACACTGAAAAACGCCTATAACAACTCCCCGAAACCTGCCAGACACGTCAGAGAGCAGCTGTCATCCGAGACCGGCCTGGATATGAGAGTGGTGCAG GTTTGGTTCCAAAATAGAAGAGCAAAAGAGAAAAGATTGAAAAAAGACGCCGGGAGACAAAGATGGGGGCAATATTTCAGAAACATGAAAAGGTCGAGGGGAAACTCGAAGTCTGACAAGGACAGTATTCAGGAAGAAGGGCCGGACAGTGATGCCGAAGTTTCTTTCACCG ATGAGCCCACTATCTCAGAAATGAACCATTCCAATGGGATTTATAACAGTTTAAGCGAGGCGTCACCGGTTTTGGGTAGACAGGCTGGAAGCAACGGTGCCTTCTCCTTAGAACATGGCGGCATCCCAACTTCAGACCAGTATCATGACCTAAGGTCCAACAGTCCTTATGGAATACCTCAGTCTCCGTCCTCACTACAGCCAATGCCAGGTCACCAGCCACTGATTTCAAGTTTGGCGTTCCCCGATGCTGGATTGGGTATAATGTCTCAAGGTGGGCAAGGAGTGCCACCTTCCATGAGAGTATTAGGAGCAAACGGACCAAGTTCTGATCTCTCCACTGGTAGTAGTGGTGGATACCCAGATTTTCCTGCCAGTCCTGCGTCTTGGTTAGATGAAGTCGACCATGCTCAGTTTTGA
- the LHX3 gene encoding LIM/homeobox protein Lhx3 isoform X2 codes for MLLERVRSSSQKSADMCGYPSAAEIPLCAGCNQHIMDRFILKVLDRHWHSKCLKCNDCQIQLAEKCFSRGDSVYCKDDFFKRFGTKCAACQQGIPPTQVVRRAQEFVYHLHCFSCIVCKRQLATGDEFYLMEDSRLVCKADYETAKQREAESTAKRPRTTITAKQLETLKNAYNNSPKPARHVREQLSSETGLDMRVVQVWFQNRRAKEKRLKKDAGRQRWGQYFRNMKRSRGNSKSDKDSIQEEGPDSDAEVSFTDEPTISEMNHSNGIYNSLSEASPVLGRQAGSNGAFSLEHGGIPTSDQYHDLRSNSPYGIPQSPSSLQPMPGHQPLISSLAFPDAGLGIMSQGGQGVPPSMRVLGANGPSSDLSTGSSGGYPDFPASPASWLDEVDHAQF; via the exons ATGTTGCTGGAGAGGGTCAGGTCCAGTAGCCAGAAGTCGGCAGACATGTGCGGCTACCCCAGCGCTGCAG AGATCCCTTTGTGCGCCGGCTGCAATCAACACATCATGGACAGATTTATCCTTAAGGTGCTGGACAGACATTGGCACAGTAAATGTCTCAAGTGTAATGACTGTCAGATCCAGCTGGCCGAGAAGTGCTTCAGCCGAGGGGACAGCGTCTACTGCAAGGACGACTTCTTCAA GAGGTTTGGGACAAAATGTGCAGCCTGCCAACAAGGGATCCCTCCCACCCAGGTGGTGCGGCGCGCCCAGGAGTTCGTCTACCACCTGCATTGCTTTTCGTGTATTGTGTGCAAAAGGCAGCTCGCCACCGGCGATGAGTTTTATCTGATGGAGGACAGCAGGCTGGTCTGTAAGGCTGACTATGAAACGGCTAAGCAGAGAG AAGCAGAATCAACAGCCAAAAGGCCAAGGACGACCATTACTGCAAAGCAGCTGGAGACACTGAAAAACGCCTATAACAACTCCCCGAAACCTGCCAGACACGTCAGAGAGCAGCTGTCATCCGAGACCGGCCTGGATATGAGAGTGGTGCAG GTTTGGTTCCAAAATAGAAGAGCAAAAGAGAAAAGATTGAAAAAAGACGCCGGGAGACAAAGATGGGGGCAATATTTCAGAAACATGAAAAGGTCGAGGGGAAACTCGAAGTCTGACAAGGACAGTATTCAGGAAGAAGGGCCGGACAGTGATGCCGAAGTTTCTTTCACCG ATGAGCCCACTATCTCAGAAATGAACCATTCCAATGGGATTTATAACAGTTTAAGCGAGGCGTCACCGGTTTTGGGTAGACAGGCTGGAAGCAACGGTGCCTTCTCCTTAGAACATGGCGGCATCCCAACTTCAGACCAGTATCATGACCTAAGGTCCAACAGTCCTTATGGAATACCTCAGTCTCCGTCCTCACTACAGCCAATGCCAGGTCACCAGCCACTGATTTCAAGTTTGGCGTTCCCCGATGCTGGATTGGGTATAATGTCTCAAGGTGGGCAAGGAGTGCCACCTTCCATGAGAGTATTAGGAGCAAACGGACCAAGTTCTGATCTCTCCACTGGTAGTAGTGGTGGATACCCAGATTTTCCTGCCAGTCCTGCGTCTTGGTTAGATGAAGTCGACCATGCTCAGTTTTGA